Proteins from a genomic interval of Oncorhynchus mykiss isolate Arlee chromosome 21, USDA_OmykA_1.1, whole genome shotgun sequence:
- the LOC100136271 gene encoding myogenic factor 5, with protein MDVFSQSQVFYDSACASSPEDLDFGPRELDGSEEDEHVRVPGTPHQAGHCLQWACKACKRKSSTVDRRRAATMRERRRLKKVNHGFEALRRCTSANPSQRLPKVEILRNAIQYIESLQELLHEHVENYYGLPGESSSEPGSPSSSCSDSMVDCNSPVVWPQMNTSYGNNYSYTKNVSSGERGAGASSLACLSSIVDRLSSVDASAPAGLRDMLTFSPSSTDSQPCTPESPGTRPVYHVL; from the exons ATGGATGTCTTCTCCCAGTCCCAGGTCTTCTATGACAGCGCCTGTGCCTCCTCGCCAGAGGACCTGGACTTCGGCCCCAGGGAACTGGACGGCTCAGAGGAGGACGAGCACGTCCGGGTCCCTGGGACACCTCACCAGGCGGGTCACTGCCTTCAGTGGGCCTGCAAGGCCTGCAAGCGTAAGTCCAGCACAGTGGACCGGCGGCGGGCTGCCACCATGAGGGAACGACGCCGGCTGAAAAAGGTGAACCACGGCTTCGAGGCTCTGAGGCGCTGCACCTCAGCCAACCCCAGCCAGAGGCTGCCTAAGGTGGAGATCCTGCGCAACGCCATCCAGTACATCGAGAGCCTCCAGGAGCTGCTCCATGAGCATGTGGAGAACTACTACGGCCTTCCTGGGGAGAGCAGCTCAGAACCTGGGAGCCCCTCGTCCAGCTGCTCCGACAGCATG GTTGACTGTAACAGTCCTGTTGTGTGGCCTCAGATGAACACAAGCTATGGCAACAACTACAGCTATACTAAGAATG TGAGCTCTGGAGAGAGAGGTGCTGGTGCCTCCAGCCTGGCCTGCCTGTCTAGCATAGTAGATCGCCTCTCCTCGGTGGATGCCAGTGCCCCAGCAGGGCTCAGAGATATGCTTACCTTCTCGCCCTCCAGCACCGACTCCCAGCCTTGCACTCCAGAAAGCCCCGGGACCAGACCTGTGTACCACGTATTGTGA
- the LOC110500000 gene encoding myogenic factor 6, with translation MVELFETNTYFFNDLRYLEGDHGPLQHLDMAGVSPLYHGNDSPLSPGGDPSETGCDSSGEEHVLAPPGLQPHCEGQCLIWACKVCKRKSAPTDRRKAATLRERRRLKKINEAFDALKKKTVPNPNQRLPKVEILRSAINYIEQLQDLLHTLDEQEKTPQNGSYNYNVKEHHASNKEYHWKKNCQNWQTSADHSNAPMTNQREGFTESSASTSLLRLSSIVDSISSEEKPTCNEEVSEK, from the exons ATGGTGGAACTTTTTGAGACCAACACTTATTTCTTCAACGATCTGCGCTATCTCGAGGGAGATCATGGACCATTGCAGCACTTGGACATGGCGGGGGTGTCCCCTTTGTACCACGGGAATGACAGCCCGTTGTCACCTGGGGGGGATCCGTCCGAGACTGGATGtgacagcagtggagaggagcATGTCCTCGCACCCCCGGGTCTTCAGCCGCACTGCGAGGGACAGTGCCTCATCTGGGCTTGTAAGGTTTGTAAAAGAAAGTCTGCACCAACCGACAGGCGCAAAGCGGCCACTCTCAGGGAAAGAAGGCGGCTCAAGAAGATCAATGAAGCATTTGATGCGTTGAAGAAAAAGACCGTGCCCAATCCGAACCAGCGGCTGCCCAAAGTGGAGATTTTACGCAGCGCCATAAACTACATCGAGCAATTGCAGGACCTGCTGCATACACTGGATGAGCAAGAAAAAACGCCCCAAAATGGCTCATATAACTATAACGTGAAAGAACACCAT GCGTCCAATAAGGAGTACCATTGGAAGAAGAACTGTCAAAACTGGCAGACCTCAGCTGATCATTCCAATGCACCAATGACGAATCAGAGAGAAG GCTTCACGGAGTCTTCAGCGTCCACCAGCCTTCTTCGCCTGTCATCAATCGTTGACAGTATATCAAGTGAAGAGAAACCGACTTGCAACGAAGAAGTCTCAGAAAAATAA
- the LOC110500001 gene encoding 40S ribosomal protein S16 isoform X1 yields the protein MPAKGPLQSVQVFGRKKTATAVAHCKRGNGLIKVNGRPLEMIEPATLQYKLLEPVLLLGKERFAGVDIRVRVKGGGHVAQIYAIRQSISKALVAYYQKYVDEASKKEIKDILIQYDRTLLVADPRRCESKKFGGPGARARYQKSYR from the exons ATGCCGGCCAAAGGTCCTCTGCAATCGGTCCAGGTTTTCGGACGCAAA AAAACAGCCACCGCTGTTGCTCACTGCAAGAGGGGGAATGGCCTCATCAAGGTGAACGGCAGACCCCTCGAGATGATTGAGCCAGCCACTCTCCAGTACAAG CTGCTGGAGCCAGTGCTGCTGCTGGGCAAGGAGCGTTTTGCTGGAGTTGACATCCGAGTCCGAGTGAAGGGTGGTGGACATGTAGCACAGATCTACG CTATCCGTCAGTCCATCTCCAAAGCCCTGGTCGCATACTACCAGAAAT ATGTGGATGAGGCCTCCAAGAAGGAGATTAAGGACATCTTGATCCAGTACGACAGGACTCTGCTGGTTGCCGATCCTCGTCGCTGCGAGTCCAAGAAGTTTGGTGGACCAGGAGCCCGTGCCCGCTACCAGAAGTCTTACCGTTAA
- the LOC110500001 gene encoding 40S ribosomal protein S16 isoform X2, which yields MIEPATLQYKLLEPVLLLGKERFAGVDIRVRVKGGGHVAQIYAIRQSISKALVAYYQKYVDEASKKEIKDILIQYDRTLLVADPRRCESKKFGGPGARARYQKSYR from the exons ATGATTGAGCCAGCCACTCTCCAGTACAAG CTGCTGGAGCCAGTGCTGCTGCTGGGCAAGGAGCGTTTTGCTGGAGTTGACATCCGAGTCCGAGTGAAGGGTGGTGGACATGTAGCACAGATCTACG CTATCCGTCAGTCCATCTCCAAAGCCCTGGTCGCATACTACCAGAAAT ATGTGGATGAGGCCTCCAAGAAGGAGATTAAGGACATCTTGATCCAGTACGACAGGACTCTGCTGGTTGCCGATCCTCGTCGCTGCGAGTCCAAGAAGTTTGGTGGACCAGGAGCCCGTGCCCGCTACCAGAAGTCTTACCGTTAA